One genomic segment of Mangifera indica cultivar Alphonso chromosome 6, CATAS_Mindica_2.1, whole genome shotgun sequence includes these proteins:
- the LOC123219382 gene encoding putative disease resistance protein RGA3 — translation MADAIVNLALEQLLQITTQKIGEEVRLVGNVKNEVEKLRSNLEAIQAVLLDAEERQMKDKAVRRWLDQLKDTSYDMEDVLDEWNTEIMKLQVEGDLEDAPAPKQKVPSFFLCSCFGIKQVVLRRDIAQKIKELNEKLDIIAKEKDRYNFNDTKSIETPERVRTTSLVDVAEIYGRESEKKSLVSKLLDERNEEQKDLPVISLIGMGGIGKTTLAQLAYNNDKVKSHFDTRVWVCVSDPFDEFRVAKAIIEGLTSRNDNLIELESLLQRIQECISGKKFLLVLDDVWSENYDKWKQFYYCLKNGSHGSKVLITTRKDTVASIMGSVDPIIMEKLSEKECWSVFTQFAFSGRLLKECEKLEEIGREIVAQCKGLPLAAKTIGSLLRFKRTRDEWQRILDSEIWESEEIEKGLLSPLMLSYNDLSPMIRRCFSYCAIFPKDHNINKDHLIKLWMAQGYLGLEKDKEMEIIGQECFDHLASRSFFQEFQKDEDKRIISCKMHDIVHDFAQFLSKGEYFTVEINKDSKEPVISSSNEKARHSMLKLNSGATFPISICSLKSLRSLLIGCDKYLVPNDVLPNLIGELTCLRALDLSPRYGISNLITEIPKEVKKLIHLKYLNLSRLDVKKLPETLCELYNLQTLDITLCSRLKELPQGMGKLINLRHFFNRGTLSLSYMPRGIEKLTCLRTLSQFWENSSSSDNSKACSTLACLKDLKHLRGELYIRRLGNVTNVSEVKRMQILSNKEHLFNLKLEFDQDGEGERKNDDDELLLEALQPHPKLEKLHINYYRGSTFYSDWIMSLTGLRELSLRHCRYCMHLSPLGKLPSLESLRIYDMRVKKLVMGIESDGAFSSSTSVIPFRKLKVLEFWHSYEWEEWDYGNTILPCLASLSIYHCHKLRALPDGLLQGAKNLQHFEIIGRNLLEERYRKGTGEDWQKISHIPNINFNRSYLQGGPLPLC, via the coding sequence ATGGCTGATGCAATTGTTAATCTTGCCTTGGAACAGCTGCTTCAAATCACTACTCAAAAGATAGGGGAAGAGGTGAGGCTTGTTGGTAATGTCaaaaatgaagtagaaaaaCTTCGGAGCAATCTTGAAGCCATTCAAGCTGTGCTACTTGATGCAGAGGAGAGGCAAATGAAGGACAAAGCTGTGAGACGTTGGTTAGATCAGCTCAAAGACACATCCTACGACATGGAAGATGTGTTAGATGAGTGGAATACTGAAATCATGAAGTTGCAGGTTGAAGGAGATCTTGAAGATGCTCCTGCTCCTAAGCAGAAGGTACCTTCCTTCTTCCTCTGTTCTTGCTTTGGTATCAAACAAGTTGTTTTGCGCCGTGATATAGcacaaaagataaaagaattaaatgaaAAACTAGATATTATTGCCAAAGAAAAAGATAGATACAATTTCAATGATACGAAGAGTATTGAAACACCCGAACGAGTTCGAACTACGTCATTAGTTGATGTGGCTGAAATATATGGTCGAGAATCTGAGAAGAAGTCTTTAGTGAGTAAGTTGTTAGATGAGAGAAATGAAGAACAAAAAGACCTTCCTGTCATCTCACTTATAGGGATGGGAGGAATTGGAAAAACAACTCTTGCTCAACTAGCTTACAATAATGACAAGGTGAAAAGTCATTTTGACACAAGAGTTTGGGTGTGTGTATCAGATCCTTTTGATGAGTTTAGGGTTGCCAAAGCAATCATTGAAGGACTGACAAGCcgtaatgataatttaattgaattggaGTCTCTTTTGCAACGTATTCAAGAATGTATTTCTGGCAAGAAATTTCTTCTCGTTTTAGATGATGTGTGGTCAGAAAATTACGATAAATggaaacaattttattattgtctaAAGAATGGCTCCCATGGTAGTAAAGTTTTGATTACAACAAGGAAGGATACGGTTGCATCTATTATGGGATCGGTTGATCCTATCATTATGGAGAAATTATCTGAGAAAGAATGTTGGTCGGTGTTTACACAATTCGCATTTTCTGGTAGGCTTCTCAAGGAGTGTGAAAAATTGGAGGAAATTGGAAGAGAAATTGTTGCACAATGCAAGGGCTTGCCGCTTGCTGCAAAAACTATTGGTAGTCTCTTGCGATTTAAGAGAACTAGAGATGAATGGCAGCGAATTTTAGATAGTGAAATTTGGGAATCGGAAGAGATTGAGAAAGGTCTTTTATCACCTTTGATGTTGAGTTATAATGATTTATCACCTATGATAAGACGATGTTTTTCATATTGTGCTATCTTTCCTAAAgatcataatataaataaagatcACTTGATCAAATTATGGATGGCTCAAGGTTATCTTGGGttggaaaaagataaagagatggAGATAATAGGGCAAGAGTGTTTTGATCATTTAGCATCACGATCATTCTTCCAAGAGTTTCAAAAAGACGAAGATAAGCGTATCATAAGCTGCAAGATGCATGATATCGTTCATGACTTTGCTCAATTTCTCAGTAAGGGGGAATATTTTACTGTGGAAATCAACAAGGACAGCAAAGAGCCAGTCATAAGCAGTTCCAATGAGAAAGCTCGACATTCGATGTTAAAGCTTAACAGTGGGGCTACATTTCCCATCTCCATTTGTAGCCTCAAAAGTTTGCGGAGTCTCTTAATTGGTTGTGATAAGTATTTGGTGCCTAATGATGTTCTACCAAATCTCATTGGTGAATTGACATGTTTAAGGGCATTAGACTTAAGTCCAAGATACGGAATATCGAATTTGATTACAGAGATTCCAAAAGaggtaaaaaaattgatacatttgaaATATCTGAATTTGTCCAGACTGGATGTGAAAAAACTTCCAGAAACTTTATGTGAGTTATACAATCTGCAAACTTTAGATATTACTTTGTGTTCAAGGCTTAAAGAACTGCCTCAAGGGATGGGGAAGTTGATAAACTTGCGGCATTTTTTTAATCGTGGAACACTCTCATTAAGTTACATGCCCAGGGGAATAGAGAAATTAACTTGTCTCCGAACATTGAGTCAATTCTGGGAAAATAGCAGCAGCAGTGATAATAGTAAAGCATGTAGTACTCTTGCATGCTTGAAAGATTTGAAACATTTAAGAGGAGAGCTTTATATTAGAAGGCTAGGAAATGTGACCAATGTGAGTGAAGTTAAGAGAATGCAAATTCTCAGCAATAAGGAGCACCTCTTCAATTTAAAGCTAGAATTTGATCAAGATGGAGAAGGAGAGAggaaaaatgatgatgatgagttacTTCTTGAGGCTTTGCAACCGCATCCAAAGTTAGAgaaattacatataaattattacagAGGCAGCACTTTTTATTCTGATTGGATCATGTCATTAACCGGACTGAGGGAATTGAGTCTTCGCCATTGCAGATATTGTATGCATTTGTCTCCCTTGGGAAAATTGCCATCACTTGAATCACTACGGATATATGATATGAGAGTGAAAAAACTAGTTATGGGAATCGAAAGCGATGGTGCATTTTCATCATCTACATCAGTTATTCCCTTTCGCAAGTTGAAAGTTCTTGAATTCTGGCATAGTTACGAATGGGAAGAGTGGGATTACGGGAATACAATTTTGCCTTGCCTTGCTTCTTTGTCAATCTACCACTGTCATAAATTACGTGCACTTCCTGATGGCCTTCTCCAGGGGGCGAAAAATCTACAACATTTTGAGATTATTGGAAGAAATCTTTTGGAAGAACGTTACAGAAAGGGAACAGGAGAGGACTGGCAAAAGATCTCCCACATTCCCAACATCAACTTCAATCGTTCATATCTGCAAGGAGGCCCACTCCCACTCTGTTGA